The Bacteroidota bacterium genome contains a region encoding:
- a CDS encoding DUF1819 family protein, whose translation MKINTDINILGGLTNWGLINKFIPKVNQFDQMQEPTGIYSGIRTQKSVQRFERAIRKTLLHFESPDLKNLYTTILAEEGISPDCMLMLFWNTSRNNELFWYLNQEVFFPFFYSGKLMIRKEDVKACILELKEKEPQLKGWSLETIDVVARKYLALLKHFSLVTPTYLKEILHPYYTDRVFILFIYWIKAVEKRSNLLESSWLEYALSERGVFLDRLMKKKYAPYYSFTYTGNSLSVNLLLDYSRIYHAIK comes from the coding sequence ATGAAAATCAATACAGACATTAACATACTTGGCGGATTAACCAACTGGGGACTGATAAATAAATTCATTCCCAAGGTTAATCAATTCGATCAGATGCAGGAGCCAACGGGTATTTACTCTGGAATCAGAACCCAGAAATCGGTTCAGCGATTTGAACGGGCTATCAGAAAAACATTGTTGCACTTTGAATCACCCGACCTTAAAAATCTTTACACAACTATCCTTGCAGAGGAAGGAATTTCACCAGATTGCATGCTCATGCTTTTCTGGAACACCTCCAGAAACAATGAACTGTTCTGGTATTTAAATCAGGAAGTGTTTTTTCCTTTTTTTTATTCGGGAAAACTTATGATCCGGAAAGAGGACGTGAAGGCGTGTATTCTTGAACTGAAAGAAAAGGAACCCCAGTTAAAGGGATGGAGTCTTGAAACGATTGATGTTGTTGCCAGAAAGTACCTCGCTCTTCTTAAACACTTTTCGCTTGTCACCCCGACTTATCTCAAGGAAATCCTTCATCCGTATTATACCGACCGGGTCTTTATCCTGTTTATTTATTGGATCAAGGCGGTAGAAAAACGGTCTAATTTGCTGGAGAGTTCCTGGTTGGAATATGCGTTGTCTGAGAGAGGTGTATTTCTGGACAGACTGATGAAAAAAAAGTACGCTCCTTACTATAGCTTTACCTATACTGGCAATAGCTTATCTGTAAACTTACTTTTAGACTATAGTCGGATTTACCATGCCATTAAATAA